A window of the Cicer arietinum cultivar CDC Frontier isolate Library 1 chromosome 6, Cicar.CDCFrontier_v2.0, whole genome shotgun sequence genome harbors these coding sequences:
- the LOC101495249 gene encoding signal peptidase complex subunit 1-like produces the protein MDWEGQKLAEQLMQIMLLAFAVIAFSAGYFTASFQTMILTYAGGVVLTTLVTLPNWPFFNRHPLKWLDPSEAEKHPKPQPSVNVTTKKKSIKK, from the coding sequence ATGGATTGGGAAGGACAAAAGCTGGCAGAGCAACTGATGCAGATAATGCTGCTTGCATTTGCTGTGATAGCATTTTCAGCTGGATATTTCACAGCTTCATTCCAAACAATGATTCTCACATATGCTGGTGGTGTGGTTCTCACCACATTAGTTACTCTTCCGAATTGGCCCTTCTTCAACCGCCATCCTCTTAAGTGGTTGGACCCAAGTGAGGCGGAAAAGCATCCGAAACCACAACCATCTGTGAATGTAACTACAAAGAAGAAATCCATTAAAAAGTAg